GGCTATCTCGCTGGCGTGCGAGTGCAGATCGGTGGCCAAGCTCTCGATGCTCTCACCTGCCTTGACCTCGTGGAAGCGCCAGTTGGCGCGCTTGTCTTCGGGGACGTTCTTGAGGCGTTCTGTGTAGAGATCCTTCGTTCCGGGCGGGATGTGAAGGTCGAAGGAGATGTCGCTTGCGGTGCGAAGACGAAGGAGTGCGGGGTTGAGCGCGACAAGTTCCGCGACGGAGCTGTTAGTGACATCGGCCACGAGGCGGAGGTCGATGGCATAGGAGACGTTGACGGTGTCGTAGATGATGGCGGGGCTTGGAACAAGCTTGTTGAGGCCATACCTCTCGGGGTTCTTGGCCATGATGACGGCTGCGAGGATCTGCGGGACGTAGGCACGCGTCTCCTTGGGCATGACGTTGCGGCGATAGAGCTCCCAGTAGTCGGCATACCCGGTGCGCATGACGGCTTTCTGGATATTGCCTGGACCCCAGTCGTAGGCGGCCATGGCGAGATACCAGTCGCCGAACTGCTTATAGAGGGACTTGATGTAGCGGGCGTAGGCGCGGGAAGATTTCTCGGGATCGAAGCGGTAGTCGAAGTAGCCGTTGCGGGTGAGGCCGTACTCCGGCGCGGTGTAGGTCATGAACTGCCACATGCCTCCGGCTCCGGAGCCTGCGTTCACGACCTGGGGCTGGAAGCCGGACTCGGCCACGGCTAGATAGATGAGGTCCTGTGGGACACCTTCTTCCTTGAGGACATTCTGAATGAGGCCACGATACTTGCCGACACGCTGGAGGGATGCGGCCATGTGGCGGCGGAAGCTCTCGGAGTTGGAGAAGACGTTGATGTAGCCGGCGACCTGATCATTGATGACGAGGGGGAGATCGGATGTGATGTTGAGTTCGGAGTTGAGGCGGGCGACGAGCTCGGGGTTGGGTGCGAAGGTGAGCTCTTCGGCGGTGGCGAGGGGAGCTTCTTCGAGTGGAGGCGAGAAGCCGTTGCCTTGCTTGAGCGCCGCGAGCTCGAGCGCATTGACGGCATTGAGAAGGTGCTCGATCTCGTCGGAGAGGAGAGGTTCGGTCTTGACGTCGATGCCGCTGGTGAGGAGCATGTCGACGGCGAAGTCGAAGTCAGTGCGGGCGGCTTCGAGGCGGCCGTTCTGGTAGTTGGTGACGCCGCTCTTATAGGAGCGTTCGGCGTTGGCGATCAGTTGCTGAACCTTGTAGCTGTTATTGCTCGATTGCGCGGTGTCGGCTGTGGATGGCGTCTGTTGTTGCGGCTTAGCAGGGGTGAGGGTGGGCGCGGTGGCCGTCGAGGCGGTCTTGCCCGGTGCGGCCGATGTCGTGGCGGGATCACCGGGGCATCCGGTAAGGAGGAGCAGCGGGGCGCAGGCCGCTACGAGCGACCAACGCAAGAACAGCTTACTTACCGTCATGCGCGTACCTCTGGAATCCCTGGGGCAACTGTGTCTCCTGATGCGGCGCGAACGAGCTTCGCAGTCCGCACCTGATTGTAAGACGTTCGGCGTGGATGGAGGGCAGAGGCGAGTGAAGGAAGGGTGGTGTCAGGCCCAGAGAAATATTCGTGTGGCGATCGGGAAACCCGCATCCAACGGCTTAGATTAGCCCGGGATCTAATTTCACGATCAAGTTGTACCAAGGAGAAACATATGATGGGACACGGCATCATCATGACGATCATCATCGGCTTCATCGTCGGCATCATTGCGAAGATGATCATGCCCGGTAAAGACCCTGCGGGATTCATCATGACCGCGCTTATCGGGATCGTGGGAAGCTTCCTAGGAACGTTCATTGGCCGGGCCATCGGGCACTATGGGCCAGATCAGGGTGCGGGCTGGCTGATGTCCATCTTTGGCGCGCTGATTCTACTCGGGATCTATCACCTGATGACGCGACGGTCTTCGGTGGTTTAGCTGCGGCCTAGCAGGGCGGGGTCCGTGGGGTGCCGGTGATATCCTTGAAGATCGAGGCATTTCACACCGCATGGACCCGAGTCACATCCGCAATTTCGCGATCATCGCGCATATCGATCATGGCAAGTCCACCCTTTCGGACCGTCTCCTTGAGTTGACGGGCTCGCTGACGACCCGCGAGATGCAGGCGCAGGTTCTCGACGCGATGGACCTCGAGCGCGAGCGCGGGATCACGATCAAGGCTCACACCGTCCGGATGATGTACAAGGCCGACGACGGCGACATGTACCAACTCAACCTGATCGATACGCCTGGACACGTGGACTTTTCCTACGAGGTGTCGCGTTCGTTAGCTTCGTGCGAAGGCGCGCTTCTTGTGGTGGATGCTTCGCAGGGCGTAGAGGCGCAAACGCTGGCCAACGCGTACCTGGCGATCTCGAACGGCCTGGAAATTCTGCCGATCATTAACAAGATCGATCTGCCATCAGCCGATATCGAGCGGACGAAGGCGATGATCGAGAAGTCGGTCGGGCTCCCGGCGGATGATGCGATCGCGGTGTCGGCGAAGACTGGGCTGAACGTGGCCTCGATTCTCGAGGCCGTGGTGACGCTTCTGCCTCCGCCGAAGGGGAATGCGGATGCTCCGCTGCAGGCCCTGATCTTCGACTCGTGGTTCGATGCGTATCGCGGCGTGATCGTGCTGGCGAGGATCATCAATGGGAAGCTGCGCAAGGGGATGAAAATCCGGCTGATGTCGAACGGGAAGACGTTCGAGGTCGAGAGCATGGGCGTCATGACGCCGAAGCCGGTCGTTCTGGAAGAGTTGAGCGCGGGTGAGGTCGGTTTCTTCGTCGCGACGATCAAGAATGTAGCGGATACGAAGGTGGGCGACACTATTACAGAGGACGCTCGACCCTGCGCGGACATGTTGCCGGGGTTCGAAGACATCAAGTCGATGGTGTTCGCTGGACTTTATACCGTCGACTCGCATGAGCATGCGCTACTGCGGGATGCGTTGGAGAAGTTGCGGCTGAACGATGCGAGCTTCTCATTTGAGCCGGAGTCCTCGGCGGCGCTTGGTTTTGGGTTCCGCTGTGGGTTTCTTGGGCTTCTGCATCTGGAGATCATTCAGGAGCGGCTGGAGCGAGAGTACTCGCTCGACCTGATCACGACGGCTCCGGGCGTGCGGTACAAGATCACGATGACGGATGGCAGCGAGTTGGAGGTCGACAACCCTTCGCGGTGGCCTGACCCGACGGAGATTGAGACAGTCGAAGAGCCGGTGATCGTTGCGAAGATCCTGACGAACGAAGAGTATGTCGGGAACATTCTGAAGCTGGTTGAAGATAAGCGCGGGCGGCAGAAGAATATTGAGTACGTTTCCGAGACGCGGGTGATGCTGACCTACGAGCTTCCGCTGAACGAGATCGTGTTGGACTTCTACGACAAGCTGAAGAGCGTCTCGCGTGGGTACGCGTCGCTCGACTACAACCTCGCCGGGACGTGGATCTCGCCGATGGTGAAGATGGATATCCTGATCGGCGGGGAGCCGGTCGATGCGCTCTCGATCATCGTGCATCGCGACTTTGCGTACGACCGGGGCAAGGCCCTCGTGTCGAAGATGCGGGAGCTGATTCCGCGGCAGATGTTTGAAGTGGCGATCCAGGCGGCGATCGGGGCGAAGGTGATTGCGCGCGAGACGGTGACGGCGATTCGGAAGAACGTGATCGCGAAGTGCTACGGCGGGGATATCAGCCGTAAGCGCAAGCTGCTCGATAAGCAGAAGGAAGGCAAGAAGAGGATGAAGCGGATCGGCAAGGTCGACATTCCGCAGGAGGCCTTCCTTGCCGTGTTGAAGGTTGGAGAGGACTGATGACGCTGGAGCTTCCGGAAGGGCCGTTCGCCGCCTACCTGTTCGACTGCGATGGGACGATCGTGGACTCGATGCCTCTGCACTACATTGCGTGGAAGAAGGCTCTTGGCGAGTGGAACTGCGAGTTTGAAGAGCAGACGTTCTACTCGTGGGGCGGGATGCCGGTGGTGGAGATCATCCGGTCGCTGAACGAGATGAATGGGCTAGCGATGCCGGTGGAGGAACTGCATCATCGGAAAGAAGGCCTGTACTACGAGATGCTCGGCGACCTACACGGCGTGCCCGAGGTGATTGAGCATGTACACGCGAGTCATGGGAAGATTCCGTTCGCGGTGGTGTCGGGGAGTACGCGGCAGAGCGTGGTGAAGTCGCTCGAAGTGCTCGGGATTCTCGATAAGTTCGATGTGCTTGTGTGCGCGGGGGAGTACTCGAAGGGCAAGCCGGATCCGGAGCCGTTCTTGCTGGCGGCGGAGAAGCTTGGGGTTTCTGCCAAGGACTGCCTGGTGTTTGAGGATACGGACATGGGAATCCAGTCGGCTACGGCGGCGGGGATGAAGTCGGTGAAGGTGATGCAACCGTGGGAGCGGGGAGCTCGATAGTTACGCTTCTTTATGCCTCCCTGATGGCTCGTGCCGGACGATGAGGCATGAGCGTATTACGGACAGGGCGTAGGACGAGTGGCGAGGAAGAAGCGGTTGCTGGGGCGTCCGGCTTTCTGAAGACGGGGCGAGGCAAGCAGATCTTTCTTATCTTCGTAAAAAAGCGCGCGGACTCAGGTGGCTCGCGGGCATCGGTTGAGGAGTCCTTCCTGAAAGAGGCGGTGCTTCCCTGGATGCTCAGCTTCGGGGCGTTCGTGATCCTTGTGCTGGTCTTTGCGTTCTTCTTCCAACGCGCCTGATAATTTTGCCGGTCTCGTCGATCCGCTGTCTTGACAATCCATTTGGCGAACAGTGTAGTGGGACGCATGAACTTCGCGTTGATGATCGTGCTTGCGCTTCAGATGGTGGCTGGCGGTAGCCCGTCGGCTGCGAACTCTTCCGTGGTCCAGCCACAGGGGTCGCATGGGGTGCGGAATGAGCAGTATGGATTGATGCTGCGGCCCCGCGATGCGAGTAATAAGGATGGGGAGCCGATCGTGCTCTATCCCTATGAGACGTGGAAGTGCATGGCGTGGAAGTTCGAGAGCGCGCAGGATGGGGTGCGTCTGGTGAACTACTTCACGAGCAAGTCGTTTGAGGTGCAGGCTGTGGGCGGTACTTCGGTGGTCGCGCAGAAGCCTGCGACTCCAGAGGCACGGGAGAAGGAGACGATGCACTTCGTCGCGGTCGAGGCTGGGTTGTACAAGATCGAGGTGCAGGGCGGAGCGGGTGTGTTGACGGCGGTGGACAGTGATGGCCGTGGGGATATCCGTGTGGTAGTGCAGCCGTGGAAGCAGACGGCGGCGCAGAAGTGGCAGCTGGTGGATCTTCCGGATCACTTCACGGCTTAGTCAGCGGCGCTTGCCTTTGCCCTTTTTCGCCTTGTTCCGTTCGCGAGTCTTTGACTTGGCGGACTTCTTTGGCTTGCCAGTGCGGGTGGGGCTCAAATGCTTTGTTGGTTCGATGGCTGGGGTCGCGCGTTCCATGCCAATGAGGGCGAACTGGAGGCGGCGCTGCTGGCGGTCGATGCGGTCTAGCAGGACGCGGACTCGCATGCCCATCTTGAAGATGCTGCCGGAGCGGGTGCCGACGATCTGGCGGTCGGTGTCGCGGAAGATGAAGCGGTCTTCTTCGGTGCGGCGGCCTCTTTGGCCTTCTAAATTGCCTAAAGAGGCGAGGGGAACGAGGCCTTCGATGAAAAGGTCGTCCAGCTCGACGAAGAAGCCGTATTTCGTGCAGGAGAGGATGACGGCGGAGAAGTCTTCGCCGACGCGGTCCTGCATGAAGCGCATCTTCTTCCATTCCATGAGTTCGCGTTCGGCGTCGTCAGCGCGGCGTTCGGATTGACTGGACTCGGTGGAGATGGCGGCTAGTTCGGGCTCGGGGATGGGTTCGAACTCGTAGGTCGGGCGTGGGTTGTGTTTGGTCTTCCTGCCGGATGCGGCGGCGGCTTTGGTAGCCCAGGGTTGCGGATCGTCCGAGCGGATGGGGCCGCCGTTGCGGTCGGCTCCCTCGTCCATGAGGGCGCGGAGGAGGCGGTGGACGATAAGGTCTGGGTAGCGGCGGATGGGGGAGGTGAAGTGGGTGTAGCTCGGGCTGGCGAGGGCGAAGTGGCCTACGTTCTGTTCGGAGTAGCGGGCCTGCTTCAATGACCGGAGCATGAGGAAAGCGAGGATGCGCTCTTCGGGGGTTCCTGCGATCCTTGCGGTCAGTCGCTGGTACATCTGCGGAGTGACGGGGATCTCTTCGGTGGTGACCTCGTGGGTGCGGGCCTGCTTGCCGGAGCCTCGTGCGTCGCGGCGGTCGGCCTTCATCTGGACGCGCTGGACGGGGAGGCTGGTAAGGCCGAGCGAGTAGCCGAAGGTTCCGGCAGTCTCCTCGAAGTCGACGATGCGCTTGGGGTCGGGCATCTCGTGGATGCGGTAGATGCTTGGGGCGAGGGCTTCGAGCCAGGTGGCGACGCACTCGTTGGCGGAGAGCATGAACTCTTCGATGAGGCGGTGCGACCAGCCGCGCTCGGAGCGGACGATGGAGGCCATGTTGCCGTTGGGGTCGAAGTGGATGACCGGCTCGGGGAGGTCGAAGTCGATCGAGCCCCGGCGGCGGCGCTTGGCGTTGAGGATCAAGGCGAGGGTGTGCATCTGTTCGAAGACGCCGGCGAGGTCGGGGCGGGTGAGGAGAACCTCTTCGGCCATGGCGCGGGCTTCGGGTGTGGGTTGGGCCTCGGTGTTGGCGCAGTCGAGGATGGCCTGGACCTGGGTGTAGGTCATGCGGCGGGCGGAGCGGATGATGCCTTCGGTGACGCGGTAGGAAAGGATCTCGCCGCGTGCGTCGATGTGCATGATGCAGGAGAGGACAAGGCGGTCTTCGTCCGGGCGGAGCGAACACATGCCGGAGGAGAGCTGTGGGGGGAGCATGGGGACGGCGCGGTCGGGGAAGTAGACGCTCGTGCCGCGGAGGCGGGCTTCGAGGTCGAGGTCGGTGCCGGGGCGGACGTAGTGACTGACGTCGGCGATGTGAACTTGCAACTGCCAAGTTCCGTCGGGGTGGTGGGTGACGTGGACGGCGTCGTCGAAGTCTCGGGCGGTTTCGCCGTCGATGGTGACGATCTTGAGGTCGCGGAAATCTTCCCGTTTTACCAGCTCAGCTTCATCGAGGGTATCGACCGTTTGGGATGAGGAGGCGGTGGCTTCGGCTAAAACGTTCGTCGGGAAGACGTGGGGAATATGGTGCTTACGGATGACGATTTCGACGTCGACACCAAAGGCGTCGGGTGGTCCGAGGACTTCGATGACACGGCCTTTTGCGGGGCGGCCCGGGAGGGGAAAGTCGGTGATCTCTACGTCTACGGCGAGGCCTTCCAACGGCTCACGGAGTTCGGGGTCGTGCCAGTCGAAGGCTGCGGCGCGGGCTTCTTCGCCGAGGACGCGGTGGGGGGTATTGGCTTCGTCGGCCAGGGGGAGTTCGAGGCCTTCGGGGATGAGGATGGGCTGAGAGATGCGCTCGTCGAGGGGGGTGACGTAGTTGCCGTTGATGAGGGGGGCGTTCTCCCATGTGCTGCGGCGGCGGGTGCGGGCGTAGTGGAAGATGCCGACGACCGTCGGGTTGCGGCGGGTGAGCACGCGGGCGATGCGTCCGGAGCGGCGGCCGTCGCGGCCTCGGGGAGCTTCGTCGACGAGGACGATATCGCCCTGCATGGCTCCGTTGATCTCGTTCGGCGGGATGAAGAGGTCGTCGTCGCGGTTGGAGCTGCCTTCGGGGCGGACGAAGCCGAAGCCGTCGCGGTGGAGGTCGAGTCGGCCTGTGAGGAGGTTGTCGCGGGTGGCTCGGTGTTCTTTTGGGAGGTCCGTGGAGGCAGCTTTCGCGGCGCGGGCGGTCTTTTCGGGGGTGGCGGCGGGGAGGGACCACTGCTCGGCGTCTATCTTGACGAGCTCGCCACGGGCGGTGATGCGGGCCAACTGTTCGAGGAGGAGGCGGCGCTCTCGCCCCCCGCCGAGGCCGAGTTCGCGAACGAGTTGCTTGTAGCCGGCGCGGTGGTTCGGGGAGCGCTCGATGCGGCGGATGAGGTCGCGGTCGGTCTGGGGGTAAGGGGTGGACGGCATTTGAGTTCAGGATAGCTGTGACGGGGATGATTCCGTGTATCCCACATCTCAGAATCGCGATGCAGGGCACCCGTGTTTGTTCCGGATCGATGAACAGCTACTTGGCAGAAAGGATTTTGGCGGCTTCGGCGAGGGTGGTGCCGGGTGGGATGGGTTGGAAGTTGGTTTTGACTTCGTCGGTTTCCTCGCCGATGGTCTTGAACAGAAGAGCGCGGCCGTCGATGTGGACATGAGTTTCGATGATTTGCCAGACGCCGGGGGATAGTTCGCGACGTTCGACATTGAAGGTCCCACCCTGCTTGAGTCTGCCAAAAAGTCCGTAGCCGAAGTCGACCTCGTGAGCGAGGGTTCCGCGGATGGTGGCGATGCGGTGCTGCTTCTTGTCGACGATGAGGTCGCCCATCATGGCAGAGAGGACACGCGATTCGTAGTCAGGGGCCTTGAAGTTGGGGTCGGGGTCGAAATGGAGGTCGATAGACTCAGCGTTCTCGTTGACGACCTTCCAGAGGAAGGCCTTGGGGAGAAGGTTGAGGAGTTTCTCAGCGGATTCGTCGTCGTGTACGCTGTCACGTTTTTTCTTGGCCTGGGCGTGGGCGTCGGTGATGTAGTCCTGGATGCGGGCTGTTTCGGCTCGCTGCTCGTCGGCGGTAAGAGGGCGGCCGGAGAGTTGGATCTTGCGCTTGAGGTCGCCCTGGGTGGTGTCGACAACGTCGTAGACGCTGTCGTTGTCCTGCTTCTCGGACATGCGGTAGTGCCAGAGAGAATGGTCGTCGCGATCGGCGGCGATCTCGACTTCGACGGCGCGCTGGACGAGGGATTGCGCTTCGGGGCTTTGCTGGGCTCTGAGGATCGGGAATGCGCAGGCGCAGAGGGCGAGGATCAGGGTGACGCGACGCATCCGCATACGGTTGATGAGACGCGCATGATGGCTGGAGGTTTGCGTGGAGGCGCTCGTTTGGGCCACTAGGCGGTGTGCTCCGCCGGTTTGAAGGAGAGGCGGACCTGGCGTTTGCCGAGGCGGAGGACAGGAGCATCGCCGAGGGCTTCGCGGGTGATGGTGCGGGTCGTGAGCTTCTCGCCATTGAGACTGACGGCGTTTTCGGTGATCTTGCGTGTGGCTTCTCCTGCGGACGTGGCTAGTCCGGAGAGGACGAGAAGCTTGGGGACTCGGACTTCGTTCGTCGTCGGGTCGGAGAGGCCTTCGGTCGTGAGGGCGACGGAGACGGTGGGGATATCTTCAGCGATGCCACGCTGCTGGAACTGCTTGGACCAGTTTTCGGCTGCTGCGTCGGCTTCTTCGAAAGAATGAAAGGTGGTGACGAGGAAGTGGGCCAGGTTTTTCTTGGCCTGCATGGGATGCAGGGCGCCGGTAGCGATCTCCGACTCCATGTTTTCAATCTGGCTCGTCGAGAGGTCGGTGAGAAGGGTGTAGAAGCGCCACATGAGTTCGTCGGAGATGCTCATGACCTTGCCGTACATCTCGGGGGCGGGTTCGTGAATGCCTATGGCGTTGCCATAGGACTTCGACATCTTCTGAACGCCGTCGAGGCCTTCGAGGATGGGGACCATGAGGATGCTCTGCTGCGGCTGGCCGAAGTGCTTCTGGAGGTCACGACCGCGCATGAGGTTGAACTTCTGGTCGGTGCCTCCGAGTTCGACGTCGCACTCGAGGGCGACGGAGTCGTAGCCCTGGGCGATGGGGTAGATGAGCTCGTGGAGTGCGATGGGCTGCTCGGCGTGGAAGCGCTTGGTGAAGTCCTCGCGCTCGAGCATCTGCGAGACGGTGAACTGTGCCATGAGCTTGACCATGTCGTAGTAGCTGAGCTTGTCGAGCCACTCGGAGTTGTAGCGGACCTCGGTCTTTTCGGGGTCAAGGATCTTGAAGACCTGCTGCTTGTAGGTTTCGGCGTTGGCGGCGATCTGCTCGCGGGTGAGGGGCTTGCGGGTGACGTTGCGGCCGGTAGGGTCGCCGATGAGGGCGGTGCCGTCGCCGATGAGGAAGATGACGGTGTGGCCGAGGAGTTGGAAGTGGCGGAGCTTGCGGATGAGGACGGTGTGGCCGAGGTGGAGGTCGGGTGCGGTGGGATCGAAGCCGGCCTTGATGCGGAGGGGCTTGCCAGACGCGAGAGACTGGGCGAGGCGCTCCTTGAGGGCCTCGAGCGGGAGGATCTCGGCGGCGCCCTTGGTGATGAGGTCGAGCTGGTCTTCGATGGGGCGGAAGGCGTGCGTGGCGGGCAGATCGGACATGGTTACCTTTGTTCCGGTTGGCAGCCAGCAGGGGCCGCCGCGTGGGCGTTATTTCAAGTATATGCGGCGATGTGGGGCCGACTTAGGTATCGGAACCAATGCGTGGTGCGGAAACAGGCGTTGAGGGTTGCATAAGCGGCCTATAATAGCCTATGGCAATCGATCGTCCCGGCTCCCCGAAGGCTGGGGGAGAGATGTTCGATGTGACAGGCGGCGCCGGGGTGGCGACCGTGCCGGATGCTGCTGGTGGCAGCTCAACTGTCGTGAGTTCCGAAGCGGGAATTGAGATGGAAGCGGCGCTGCCGGCGGTTGCGCCGATGCAGCCCGTTGGGTCGCCCGAGGCGATTGCGATTCGGGATCTGGATGAGCCGAGTGGAAGCTTCACTGGGGCTGTGCCGCAGGCGGAGATATCTCTGCGGGAGGGTGAGTCCGCAGCGAAGAATCTTTCGGGATTCTCGGAATCCGACGTTCGCGAGGTCGATGAAAACTTTGTAAGGCTTCTGCGCACGGTGCGCGAGAACCGTCCGCACGATGACCTTGAGATTATTCGCAAGGCGTGGTCGTTCTGTCTGCAGCAGCACGAGGGGCAGAAGAGACGGAGCGGCGAAGCGTATGTGATTCATCCGCTGGAAGTGGGGCAGTTGCTGGCGGAGTTGAAGATGGACTCGACAGCGATTGCGGCGGGGCTTCTGCATGACGCGGTCGAGGATACGGATGTGACTTCGCCGGAGATCGCGGTGAAGTTCGGCGAGCAGGTGGCGCACATCGTCGAGGGAGTGACGAAGCTCGACAAGATCAAGTTCGCAAACCGTGAGGATCACCAGGCAGAGAACATCCGCAAGATGCTTCTGGCGATGGTCACGGATGTCCGGGTGGTCATCATCAAGCTGGCGGATCGGCTGCATAACATGCGGACGCTGAAGCATCTACCGGTCGAGAAGCAGCAGAAGATCGCGCGGGAGACGCTGGACATCTATGCTCCGCTGGCGCATCGGCTTGGTATGGGCAAGCTGCGCGGAGAGCTTGAGGATCTTGCGTTCCGGTATACCGACCCGTATGCGTACGAGCAGGTTTCGACGGAGGTCGATGCGCTGCGGGGCGAGGGTGAGACATTCCTGCATAAGGTGGTGAAGGAGCTTGAGGAGAAGCTTCGGGAGCATGGGATCAAGGGGCGGGTCGAGTCGCGGATCAAGAGGCTTTACTCGATCCAGCAGAAGCTCTCGACGCAGAAGATTCCGGTGGACCAGGTGTACGACCTGTTCGCGCTGCGGGTGATTTGTAACTCGGTGCAGGACTGCTACGCGCTGCTTGGGTTGCTGCACTCGATCTGGCGACCAGTTCCGGGGCGGATCAAGGACTTCATCGCGATGCCGCGGTCGAATGGGTACCAATCGCTCCATACGACGCTGATTGCGCCGGGTGGACACCAGTTCGAGGTGCAGATTCGCACGGAGGATATGCACCGTATCGCCGAGGAGGGGATCGCGGCGCACTGGAAGTACAAGGCGAGCGATAACGTCACGGCGAAGGACGAGCAGAGGCTGGTTTGGGTAAGGCAGATGCTCGACTGGCAGAGGGAGATGAGCGATCCGAACGAGTTCATGTCCACGCTGAAGATGGATATGTATCCGGAGGAGGTTTACACGTTTACGCCGAAGGGCAAGGTTGTCGTGCTGCCGAAGGATGCGAGCCCGATCGACTTCGCGTATGCGATTCATACCGAGGTTGGGAATACGACTACAGGTGCGAAGGTGAATGGACGCATCGTTCCGCTGCGGACTCGGCTTCGGAATGGCGACATTGTCGAGATCTCGACGCAGGCTGGACATGCTCCGAGTAGAGATTGGCTGAGCTTTACGAAGAGCTCGCGCGCTCGGAACAAGATCAAGCACTGGCTCAATGAGCACCAGCGGGAACGCGCGATCGAGATCGGCAGGAAGCTGCTGGAGCGCGAGGCGCGGAAGTACAAGATGGTGCTGAGCAAATACCACGAGGCGGACTATGACAAGGTCGCGAGTGAGTATGGGCTTGGGACGCAGGCGGAGCTTCTCGCGGGAATCGGGTTTGGGAAATACTCTTCGCGGCAGGTTTTGAATAAGCTGGAGCCGGGTTCGACGCTGGCCGCGGAGCCTGTGGCGCCGGAGGGTGGGGTTGGGAACGCGATCGGGCAGATGTCCGATGCGGTGAAGCGGGTTTTCTTTGGCAAGGGATCGGACTCGCTGCAGGTGGAGGGGCAGGATGATCTGCTCGTTTATCGGGCTCGATGTTGCAATCCGATTCGGGGAGAAGAGATCGTCGGTTATGTGACGCGAGGCAAGGGTGTCGCGGTGCATGCGCGGTCGTGTCCGAATGTGCAGAACCTGCTATACGAGTCGGATCGGCGGATCCAGGTGGAGTGGTCTTCGCCTCCGGCTGAAGCAGGTGCGGTGAAGGCGCAGACGTATCCAGTGAAGCTGACCGTTCTTTGCGACGATCGGACAGGCATGCTGAAGGAGTTTACCGCCATCATTTCAGATGATGGAACGAATATCCGGAGCGTGGATTCGAAGCCTACGGCCGATGGGAATGCGATCGTCGACTTCGTGGTGGAGACAGTGGATGTGCGGCATTTGAATCGGCTGGTGCTGAACCTGCGTAAGGTGCCCGGGGTGAGGGACGTGCATCGGGTTACGAAGATCTAGGGTACCCCCCCCTCCCCATTGCCTGGGCGCAAGCCCTTTCGTTTGAATGGCTTACCGGGAGTGATCTGGTGTAAACCATTGCAAAGACAGGCACTTAGCCGCAAAAATTAGCAAACAAAGGACTTAGCCCCGCTTCGGCCGGTGTCCGACGAATCATTTTCGTCTTTGATCTCCTTTCGGTCCTTCATTTCTACTATTTATTTTATGGAATCGACCATAACTAAAAGGACATCTCCATCTTATTTAGAATGTGTGAGTTAGGTCGATTCAGGGCTTGACATGCGAATTTGCCTGTAATTTCGCATGCTTTTCTCCAAATTTATTTTGGCGTCATACGAAAATCGCGGAGCTCATTGGGCGCTTTTGGGGGTGCGGGAGGCGTTGCTCCCATGCCCGTCAGGGGTATAGGAGGTGCACGGGCTTTTGAATCAGCTGGTTCTTAAATTGCGGAAGGTGCCTGTTGCCCAAGTTGAAAGACGTGCGCGGGTGATGAGGATCCAGTTGTTGAATTCAATTACGGCTACTGGCGGGCCGCATGGGAATCCCGGCGCTGGACGGTCCAGACTTTTACCTGAAACCACTCATCATAAGAAGTTACCGGCTGCAGGGATAGCGACGGCTCAGACAGGCGATCTTTCAGCCAGATATCGCGGCTCGGATCGGTCAGAAGCGTGAAGTTGTTGTCAGCGGAGAGAATGTCTTCGAAGGATAGAATGTCGTCCTTTGCCAAGCCTGCGTTCTTCCAATTCTCCATCAGATGCTGAAGAGAGTGATCTTCCATGGATGCGCGAGGGGAACGGTCATATGTTCGATCCAGCAGGTAAACATAGTGATGCGTGGGATCATATGCCCTTAGTAGCAGGAACGTCGGCATGAAGGTGACGACAATCGTCTTCTC
This genomic window from Granulicella sibirica contains:
- a CDS encoding ribonuclease R family protein; the encoded protein is MPSTPYPQTDRDLIRRIERSPNHRAGYKQLVRELGLGGGRERRLLLEQLARITARGELVKIDAEQWSLPAATPEKTARAAKAASTDLPKEHRATRDNLLTGRLDLHRDGFGFVRPEGSSNRDDDLFIPPNEINGAMQGDIVLVDEAPRGRDGRRSGRIARVLTRRNPTVVGIFHYARTRRRSTWENAPLINGNYVTPLDERISQPILIPEGLELPLADEANTPHRVLGEEARAAAFDWHDPELREPLEGLAVDVEITDFPLPGRPAKGRVIEVLGPPDAFGVDVEIVIRKHHIPHVFPTNVLAEATASSSQTVDTLDEAELVKREDFRDLKIVTIDGETARDFDDAVHVTHHPDGTWQLQVHIADVSHYVRPGTDLDLEARLRGTSVYFPDRAVPMLPPQLSSGMCSLRPDEDRLVLSCIMHIDARGEILSYRVTEGIIRSARRMTYTQVQAILDCANTEAQPTPEARAMAEEVLLTRPDLAGVFEQMHTLALILNAKRRRRGSIDFDLPEPVIHFDPNGNMASIVRSERGWSHRLIEEFMLSANECVATWLEALAPSIYRIHEMPDPKRIVDFEETAGTFGYSLGLTSLPVQRVQMKADRRDARGSGKQARTHEVTTEEIPVTPQMYQRLTARIAGTPEERILAFLMLRSLKQARYSEQNVGHFALASPSYTHFTSPIRRYPDLIVHRLLRALMDEGADRNGGPIRSDDPQPWATKAAAASGRKTKHNPRPTYEFEPIPEPELAAISTESSQSERRADDAERELMEWKKMRFMQDRVGEDFSAVILSCTKYGFFVELDDLFIEGLVPLASLGNLEGQRGRRTEEDRFIFRDTDRQIVGTRSGSIFKMGMRVRVLLDRIDRQQRRLQFALIGMERATPAIEPTKHLSPTRTGKPKKSAKSKTRERNKAKKGKGKRR
- the tyrS gene encoding tyrosine--tRNA ligase — protein: MSDLPATHAFRPIEDQLDLITKGAAEILPLEALKERLAQSLASGKPLRIKAGFDPTAPDLHLGHTVLIRKLRHFQLLGHTVIFLIGDGTALIGDPTGRNVTRKPLTREQIAANAETYKQQVFKILDPEKTEVRYNSEWLDKLSYYDMVKLMAQFTVSQMLEREDFTKRFHAEQPIALHELIYPIAQGYDSVALECDVELGGTDQKFNLMRGRDLQKHFGQPQQSILMVPILEGLDGVQKMSKSYGNAIGIHEPAPEMYGKVMSISDELMWRFYTLLTDLSTSQIENMESEIATGALHPMQAKKNLAHFLVTTFHSFEEADAAAENWSKQFQQRGIAEDIPTVSVALTTEGLSDPTTNEVRVPKLLVLSGLATSAGEATRKITENAVSLNGEKLTTRTITREALGDAPVLRLGKRQVRLSFKPAEHTA
- a CDS encoding RelA/SpoT family protein, giving the protein MAIDRPGSPKAGGEMFDVTGGAGVATVPDAAGGSSTVVSSEAGIEMEAALPAVAPMQPVGSPEAIAIRDLDEPSGSFTGAVPQAEISLREGESAAKNLSGFSESDVREVDENFVRLLRTVRENRPHDDLEIIRKAWSFCLQQHEGQKRRSGEAYVIHPLEVGQLLAELKMDSTAIAAGLLHDAVEDTDVTSPEIAVKFGEQVAHIVEGVTKLDKIKFANREDHQAENIRKMLLAMVTDVRVVIIKLADRLHNMRTLKHLPVEKQQKIARETLDIYAPLAHRLGMGKLRGELEDLAFRYTDPYAYEQVSTEVDALRGEGETFLHKVVKELEEKLREHGIKGRVESRIKRLYSIQQKLSTQKIPVDQVYDLFALRVICNSVQDCYALLGLLHSIWRPVPGRIKDFIAMPRSNGYQSLHTTLIAPGGHQFEVQIRTEDMHRIAEEGIAAHWKYKASDNVTAKDEQRLVWVRQMLDWQREMSDPNEFMSTLKMDMYPEEVYTFTPKGKVVVLPKDASPIDFAYAIHTEVGNTTTGAKVNGRIVPLRTRLRNGDIVEISTQAGHAPSRDWLSFTKSSRARNKIKHWLNEHQRERAIEIGRKLLEREARKYKMVLSKYHEADYDKVASEYGLGTQAELLAGIGFGKYSSRQVLNKLEPGSTLAAEPVAPEGGVGNAIGQMSDAVKRVFFGKGSDSLQVEGQDDLLVYRARCCNPIRGEEIVGYVTRGKGVAVHARSCPNVQNLLYESDRRIQVEWSSPPAEAGAVKAQTYPVKLTVLCDDRTGMLKEFTAIISDDGTNIRSVDSKPTADGNAIVDFVVETVDVRHLNRLVLNLRKVPGVRDVHRVTKI